A genomic window from Thermoanaerobacterales bacterium includes:
- the pstB gene encoding phosphate ABC transporter ATP-binding protein PstB, whose amino-acid sequence MQMKIAVQDLDLYYKDFQALRHVSIDIQENEITALIGPSGCGKTTFLRVLNRMNDLIEGVRVGGKVLLDGQDIFAPDMDVVQLRKRVGMVFQRPNPFPMSIYDNVAYGPRIHGLKNKARLDELVERSLQGAALWDEVKDRLRRSALGLSGGQQQRLCIARLLAVEPEVVLMDEPTSALDPVSTLKIEELLQELKHKYTIVIVTHNMQQAARVSDTTAFFLSGDLVEYGRTEVIFTKPRDRRTEDYITGRFG is encoded by the coding sequence ATGCAGATGAAAATCGCCGTTCAGGATCTGGACCTTTACTATAAAGACTTCCAAGCTCTGCGCCATGTCAGCATTGACATCCAGGAAAACGAGATCACGGCCCTCATCGGCCCTTCGGGCTGCGGCAAGACGACCTTCCTGCGCGTACTGAACCGGATGAATGACCTCATCGAGGGCGTGCGCGTCGGGGGGAAGGTCCTGCTCGACGGCCAGGACATCTTCGCGCCGGACATGGACGTGGTTCAGCTCCGCAAGCGCGTGGGAATGGTCTTTCAGCGGCCGAACCCCTTCCCGATGAGTATATACGACAACGTGGCCTACGGCCCGCGGATTCACGGCCTGAAGAACAAGGCCCGGCTCGACGAGCTGGTCGAGCGCAGCCTGCAGGGGGCCGCTCTCTGGGACGAGGTCAAGGACCGGCTGCGCAGGTCCGCCCTGGGCCTCTCGGGCGGGCAGCAGCAGCGGCTGTGCATCGCGCGCCTGCTCGCCGTGGAGCCGGAGGTAGTGCTCATGGATGAGCCCACCTCGGCCCTCGACCCGGTTTCCACCCTCAAGATCGAAGAACTACTCCAGGAACTGAAGCATAAGTACACTATCGTCATCGTTACCCATAACATGCAGCAGGCGGCCCGGGTATCGGATACCACGGCCTTTTTCCTGTCCGGGGACCTGGTGGAATACGGGCGTACGGAGGTCATCTTCACCAAGCCGCGTGACAGGCGCACCGAGGATTATATAACCGGGCGTTTCGGTTGA
- a CDS encoding YggS family pyridoxal phosphate-dependent enzyme: MAVDVRENLERVRGKIAEAAARAGRDAREITLVAVTKGIPVDVIRTAFENGCRDLGENRVQELLVKQKRLAGVRWHFIGHLQRNKVRSLIEHVTLIHSLDRWNLAEEISRCAAARGLVVPVLIQVNVARETTKYGVEPEAAADLAEAAGRLPGLSIQGLMTIAPQADDPEEVRPVFRALRSLGREIAGRVPGFSLKYLSMGMSNDYTVAIEEGANLVRVGSAVFGARSAYTESRGMFTGG; encoded by the coding sequence ATGGCCGTTGACGTACGCGAAAACCTGGAGCGGGTGCGGGGGAAAATCGCCGAGGCCGCCGCCCGCGCGGGAAGGGATGCCCGGGAGATCACCCTGGTGGCCGTGACCAAGGGAATACCGGTGGATGTCATCAGGACGGCCTTTGAGAACGGCTGCCGGGACCTGGGCGAGAACCGGGTGCAGGAACTGCTGGTAAAGCAAAAACGCCTGGCCGGGGTTCGCTGGCACTTTATCGGGCACCTCCAGCGGAACAAAGTCCGCTCCCTCATCGAACACGTCACCCTGATCCACAGCCTCGACCGGTGGAACCTTGCCGAGGAGATCAGCCGCTGTGCGGCGGCCCGCGGCCTCGTTGTCCCGGTCCTGATACAGGTCAATGTGGCGCGGGAAACGACCAAGTACGGCGTGGAGCCCGAGGCGGCCGCCGACCTGGCCGAAGCGGCCGGCAGGCTTCCCGGCCTGTCCATCCAGGGCCTGATGACGATCGCCCCGCAGGCGGACGATCCGGAAGAAGTACGGCCGGTTTTCCGGGCCCTGAGGTCCCTTGGCCGGGAAATTGCAGGCCGGGTTCCTGGATTTTCGTTAAAATACCTTTCCATGGGAATGTCAAACGACTATACTGTGGCTATAGAGGAAGGAGCCAATCTGGTGCGCGTTGGCTCGGCCGTCTTCGGCGCCCGGAGCGCATACACTGAAAGCAGGGGGATGTTTACGGGTGGCTAA
- the phoU gene encoding phosphate signaling complex protein PhoU has product MGLANRQSFDRELAVLQQDILRMASLVEQNIYDAIESLIKQDPMIAKKVVMGDDAIDALRYEIENDCVRLIATQQPMARDLRIIVTGIKILTNLERMGDHAVDIARAAMCVCGRMPAEALDLIPKMARLVQQMVKDGLDSYVHADTTKARQLCETDDEVDEIYHQIFQNLIVFMQENPHTIPCVVYLLLVARHLERLADRATNIAEDVIFLVTGELQELN; this is encoded by the coding sequence ATGGGATTGGCCAACCGGCAGAGCTTCGACCGGGAACTGGCTGTTCTGCAGCAAGATATCCTGCGGATGGCCAGCCTGGTGGAGCAGAACATTTATGACGCCATTGAATCCCTTATCAAGCAGGACCCGATGATCGCCAAGAAAGTGGTCATGGGTGACGACGCCATCGACGCCCTGCGCTATGAAATCGAGAACGACTGTGTCCGGTTAATCGCCACCCAGCAGCCGATGGCCCGTGACCTGCGGATCATCGTGACCGGGATTAAGATTTTGACCAACCTGGAGCGGATGGGGGACCACGCCGTGGACATCGCACGCGCGGCGATGTGCGTTTGTGGGCGGATGCCCGCCGAGGCCCTGGACCTCATTCCCAAGATGGCCCGCCTGGTTCAGCAGATGGTCAAGGACGGCCTTGACTCTTACGTCCACGCCGATACGACCAAGGCCCGCCAGCTCTGCGAGACCGATGACGAGGTTGACGAGATCTACCACCAGATTTTCCAGAACCTCATCGTGTTCATGCAGGAGAACCCGCACACCATCCCCTGCGTGGTCTATCTCCTGCTGGTGGCCCGCCACCTGGAGCGACTGGCCGATCGCGCGACGAACATCGCGGAGGATGTCATTTTCCTGGTGACGGGGGAACTGCAGGAGCTGAATTAG
- a CDS encoding cell division protein SepF gives MAKLMDKVLGFIGFDEEEPAGDHSQPERQAEEAQEGLYNAPSKKKGAVLSLHSQRQMRVVVTEPRTFDEVQEIADHLKNRRPVVVNLEKAEADLARRIVDFLMGTTYGLNGGLQKVGAGIFLFVPSNVDIDGTLKGTEPEKGLFSWMKL, from the coding sequence GTGGCTAAGCTGATGGATAAGGTCCTGGGGTTCATTGGCTTTGACGAAGAAGAGCCGGCTGGGGACCACAGCCAGCCTGAACGCCAGGCCGAGGAAGCACAGGAGGGTCTGTATAACGCGCCGTCGAAGAAGAAAGGGGCGGTGCTGAGCCTGCACAGTCAGCGCCAGATGCGGGTCGTAGTCACCGAGCCGCGGACCTTTGACGAGGTGCAGGAAATCGCCGACCACCTGAAAAACCGCCGGCCGGTGGTCGTGAACCTGGAAAAGGCCGAGGCCGACCTGGCCCGCCGGATCGTCGATTTCCTCATGGGCACGACCTACGGCCTGAACGGCGGACTGCAAAAGGTTGGGGCGGGCATCTTCCTTTTCGTCCCCTCGAACGTGGATATCGACGGTACGCTTAAAGGGACGGAACCCGAAAAGGGACTTTTTTCATGGATGAAACTGTAA
- a CDS encoding response regulator transcription factor has product MAMILVVDDEKHILELVRYALEREGHRVLTAGDGVTALHLAQERLPDLVILDVMLPEQDGLAICRRLRNGPSTGRIPIIMLSARGQETDRVLGLETGADDYITKPFSVRELAARVKAHLRRKAAEPEKDVLTCDGLTIDPRQYTIACGGRNVSLTPKEFELLWYLAQHRGRVLTREELLESVWGYEYGGDSRTVDVHVRHIRQKLSGLPLGDGLIETVRGVGYRVREG; this is encoded by the coding sequence ATGGCAATGATCCTGGTCGTGGACGACGAGAAACACATCCTGGAACTGGTCCGCTACGCCCTGGAGAGGGAAGGCCACCGGGTGCTGACGGCCGGGGACGGGGTGACGGCCCTGCACCTTGCCCAGGAACGGCTCCCCGACCTGGTTATCCTGGACGTGATGCTGCCCGAGCAGGACGGCCTGGCGATATGCCGTCGTCTGCGCAACGGTCCCTCCACCGGCCGTATCCCCATCATTATGTTAAGCGCGCGGGGCCAGGAAACGGACCGGGTGCTGGGGCTGGAGACCGGGGCCGACGACTACATTACGAAACCCTTCTCGGTACGGGAACTGGCGGCCCGGGTTAAGGCCCACCTCCGCCGCAAGGCGGCGGAACCCGAAAAGGATGTCCTTACCTGCGACGGCCTGACCATTGACCCCCGGCAGTACACTATCGCTTGCGGCGGCCGGAATGTAAGCTTGACGCCCAAAGAGTTCGAACTCCTCTGGTATCTGGCGCAGCACCGAGGGCGGGTCCTGACGCGGGAGGAACTCCTGGAGAGCGTTTGGGGTTACGAATACGGCGGGGATTCACGTACCGTGGATGTCCATGTCCGCCACATCAGGCAGAAGCTGTCCGGGTTGCCGCTGGGAGACGGGCTGATTGAGACGGTCCGCGGTGTAGGCTACCGGGTACGCGAGGGGTAA
- the pgeF gene encoding peptidoglycan editing factor PgeF, protein MRGDEKKALFAAESRNGVPLYLPFAGLEGIIAGFTTRHGGCSEGPYATLNLGLHVGDEPRRVLANRATLGETLGYDPEKAVCAAQVHGTRVAVVGKKEAGNGAMAVDDALPGIDGLVTTAPGLPLLAFFADCVPLFLYDPVRRAAALIHAGWRGTAGHIAETAVKVMKEECGCRPEDLWAVIGPSIGPCCYRVGNETAARFGEGPLPYLVPADGGTWRLDLWEANRRHLLAAGLAEGRIAVAGLCTACHHETLFSYRAGRGTTGRMAGLVMLEG, encoded by the coding sequence ATGCGGGGAGATGAAAAGAAGGCGCTTTTCGCGGCGGAGTCACGTAACGGGGTGCCCCTCTACCTGCCGTTTGCCGGCCTGGAGGGCATCATCGCCGGCTTCACCACGCGGCACGGAGGTTGCAGCGAGGGCCCTTACGCCACCCTGAACCTGGGGCTGCACGTTGGTGACGAGCCGCGGCGGGTGCTGGCGAACCGGGCCACGCTGGGGGAGACGCTGGGCTACGACCCCGAAAAGGCGGTTTGCGCGGCGCAGGTCCACGGAACGCGCGTGGCGGTGGTCGGGAAAAAAGAGGCCGGAAATGGAGCGATGGCCGTGGATGACGCGCTGCCGGGGATCGACGGCCTGGTGACCACAGCGCCGGGGCTGCCCCTGCTGGCCTTTTTTGCCGACTGCGTTCCGCTCTTTCTTTACGACCCCGTGCGGCGGGCGGCGGCCCTGATCCACGCCGGCTGGCGCGGCACCGCGGGGCACATCGCCGAGACCGCCGTAAAGGTAATGAAAGAAGAGTGTGGCTGCCGCCCGGAGGACCTCTGGGCCGTTATCGGGCCGTCGATCGGCCCGTGCTGCTACCGGGTGGGGAACGAAACCGCGGCCCGCTTTGGGGAAGGCCCGTTACCGTACCTAGTGCCGGCGGACGGCGGGACCTGGCGGCTGGACCTCTGGGAGGCGAACCGCCGCCACCTTCTGGCGGCGGGCCTGGCGGAGGGCCGCATCGCCGTTGCCGGGCTGTGCACGGCTTGTCACCATGAGACCTTGTTCTCCTACCGCGCCGGCCGGGGGACCACGGGACGGATGGCGGGCCTGGTCATGCTGGAGGGGTGA
- a CDS encoding zinc ribbon domain-containing protein produces the protein MPIYEFRCPACGKRFEKLCALGDDTKSIHCPECGAAGPQRLLSTFAARGTDGGPAGGAGGGCSGCNSSSCAGCH, from the coding sequence GTGCCGATCTACGAGTTCCGTTGCCCGGCCTGCGGCAAACGTTTCGAAAAGCTCTGCGCCCTCGGGGACGATACGAAAAGCATTCACTGCCCGGAGTGCGGCGCCGCCGGGCCCCAGCGGCTTCTTTCAACCTTCGCCGCGCGCGGGACGGACGGGGGCCCCGCCGGCGGCGCGGGCGGCGGCTGCAGCGGGTGCAATTCCTCAAGCTGCGCGGGGTGTCATTAA
- a CDS encoding DUF167 domain-containing protein → MTLHVRLQPRAARNELAGLHGDALKVRVTAPPVDGLANKALCAYLADLLGVPAGRISIRSGHTGRDKLVRVEGKKGADVLALLRLTRE, encoded by the coding sequence GTGACCTTGCACGTCCGCCTGCAGCCGCGGGCGGCACGCAACGAATTGGCCGGGCTGCACGGGGACGCGTTGAAGGTACGGGTTACCGCGCCACCGGTGGACGGGCTGGCAAACAAGGCGCTTTGCGCTTACCTGGCCGACCTTTTGGGTGTGCCCGCGGGACGGATCAGCATCCGGTCGGGCCATACCGGGCGGGACAAGCTGGTCCGGGTGGAAGGGAAGAAGGGCGCCGATGTCCTGGCCC
- the proC gene encoding pyrroline-5-carboxylate reductase → MGLQGKKLGLIGGGAMGEALARGVVNAGLVAPEQVWVSDVRAEQLDRLAREFGVRTTTDNTRVAAECEIIILAVKPYILGTVLDGLAPSLGPRHTLISIAAGVPLSFLEEHTPPEVALIRVMPNTPCLVNEGASAFAPGRGAGPAQASYARDILGAVGRVVEVPEQLLDAVTGLSGSGPAYVYLMIEALSDGGVRMGLPRDVATLLAAQTLVGAARMVLETGEHPGRLKDMVTTPGGTTAEGLAVLEAGAVRGCLIRAVEMATKKSVALRS, encoded by the coding sequence GTGGGTTTACAAGGGAAGAAACTGGGCCTTATCGGCGGTGGAGCCATGGGAGAGGCCCTGGCTAGAGGCGTCGTCAACGCCGGGTTGGTGGCCCCGGAGCAGGTCTGGGTCAGCGATGTCAGGGCGGAGCAGCTGGACCGCCTGGCCCGGGAGTTCGGCGTGCGGACGACAACCGATAACACCCGCGTGGCGGCCGAATGTGAAATCATCATCCTGGCGGTGAAGCCCTACATACTGGGTACCGTCCTGGACGGGCTGGCGCCGAGCCTGGGGCCGCGGCACACCCTGATCAGCATCGCGGCCGGGGTTCCCCTGTCCTTCCTTGAGGAACACACGCCGCCTGAGGTGGCCCTGATTCGGGTGATGCCCAACACCCCGTGCCTGGTGAACGAGGGGGCCAGCGCCTTCGCCCCCGGTCGGGGGGCGGGGCCCGCTCAAGCGTCTTATGCCCGGGACATCCTGGGGGCCGTGGGGCGTGTGGTGGAGGTTCCCGAGCAACTGCTTGATGCCGTCACGGGGCTCTCCGGCAGCGGGCCGGCCTACGTCTACCTGATGATCGAGGCCCTCAGCGACGGCGGGGTGCGCATGGGGCTTCCGCGGGACGTCGCGACGCTGCTGGCGGCACAGACCCTGGTCGGCGCGGCGCGGATGGTCCTGGAGACCGGAGAGCATCCCGGCCGGCTGAAGGATATGGTTACTACTCCCGGGGGAACGACGGCCGAGGGCCTGGCGGTGCTCGAAGCGGGGGCCGTGCGCGGGTGCCTGATCCGTGCCGTGGAGATGGCGACGAAGAAGTCTGTAGCTTTGCGATCGTAA
- a CDS encoding HlyD family efflux transporter periplasmic adaptor subunit — protein MGLALAAWLAWPVVAGMLARVEPMREAEAVEEKIIEALVIRDETVVAAPAEGTLRCSVPEGERVRKGTPFAYLETPGQKYALRAPVAGVLSYRLDGMETLLDPEDPWAARELPPARAIDRHDGDVLSGGQPVARVVDNLDPLILRVRVEPGSLPPSLVKAGASWTMREEGGTPFGAEVAGVLPDGTGTVVALRVDSYPQRLLGVRRLSCRVMTRRAAGLAVPENALVFREGRPGLYLAPKGVAHWVPVRVEHRLGGQAFISGPGLEVGTRYIANPRWVREGVRAR, from the coding sequence ATGGGCCTGGCCTTGGCGGCCTGGCTTGCCTGGCCGGTTGTGGCCGGCATGCTGGCGCGCGTGGAGCCGATGCGCGAGGCCGAGGCCGTTGAAGAGAAGATCATTGAGGCCCTGGTGATACGTGACGAGACGGTGGTGGCCGCCCCGGCGGAGGGGACGCTTCGTTGCTCTGTCCCCGAAGGCGAGCGGGTGAGAAAGGGGACGCCTTTCGCCTACCTCGAGACCCCAGGCCAGAAGTACGCCCTCCGCGCGCCGGTCGCAGGGGTCCTTTCTTACCGCCTCGACGGGATGGAAACGCTTCTTGACCCGGAAGACCCCTGGGCCGCCCGCGAGCTTCCACCTGCACGGGCGATTGACCGGCATGACGGTGATGTCCTGTCCGGCGGGCAACCGGTGGCACGCGTGGTGGATAACCTTGACCCGTTGATCCTGCGTGTCAGGGTGGAGCCGGGAAGCCTGCCTCCGAGCCTGGTCAAGGCCGGCGCCTCCTGGACGATGCGCGAGGAAGGGGGGACGCCCTTCGGGGCGGAGGTGGCCGGCGTTCTCCCCGACGGAACGGGGACGGTTGTAGCCTTGCGGGTCGATTCCTATCCACAACGCCTGCTCGGTGTTCGCCGGCTTTCCTGCCGGGTTATGACGCGCCGGGCAGCCGGGCTGGCCGTGCCCGAGAACGCCCTGGTTTTCCGTGAAGGGCGGCCGGGGCTTTACCTTGCGCCCAAGGGCGTGGCGCATTGGGTGCCGGTGAGGGTGGAGCATCGCCTGGGGGGACAGGCCTTTATTTCCGGTCCGGGGCTTGAGGTCGGCACCCGCTACATCGCAAATCCCCGGTGGGTACGGGAAGGAGTCCGCGCGCGCTAG
- a CDS encoding YggT family protein, with protein MSLLIQLVNVAFQVYSWLMIARILLSWVRHDPRNPIIRFIYEITEPFLGLFRRIIPPIGMVDISPIAAFIVLDLIRRFVLSLLWNIS; from the coding sequence ATGTCCTTACTCATCCAGCTGGTTAACGTGGCCTTCCAGGTCTATTCCTGGCTTATGATCGCCCGCATCCTGCTCTCCTGGGTTCGGCACGACCCGCGCAACCCGATTATCCGCTTCATTTATGAGATAACCGAGCCTTTCCTGGGCCTTTTCCGGCGCATCATCCCGCCCATCGGCATGGTCGACATCTCGCCGATCGCCGCCTTTATCGTCCTGGATCTTATCCGGCGCTTCGTGCTTTCATTGCTCTGGAACATCTCATGA
- a CDS encoding ATP-binding protein: protein MQTKIFTGFIALVLILGGVYGLTRAGVIPETAGIVLAALVTAAAAYLTSRAVTRPLQEVAEAATDIAGGDLERRIRFSGSDPAGKLAQSLNKLANSLRRSLVEVTEERNRMQAILDSMADGMIALDGEGRVMALNPVMEKVFGISEGIVRGKPLLQAVRDYELERLWREVLQTGKPVKQELRLLTPEPRIFSAHLTPLKGAEGGVVAILRDITERRRLERLRTEFIANVSHELRTPLTSIRGFVETLMDEAVDDPEVARRFLGIIDQEAARLSRLVEEMLKLGKIEEHQRHFRRVPVDVRALVKRAADVFSEQAAARGLTLEVEVPDELPLVGGEADLLTQVLDNLLSNALKFTDRGAIHLKAWNEEDRVMIEVRDTGIGIPEEALPRIFERFYRVDRARAAGRGGTGLGLAIVKHVVEGHGGQVSVSSTVGKGTSFTVRLPALSPS from the coding sequence TTGCAGACGAAAATCTTTACCGGCTTCATAGCGTTGGTCCTGATCCTGGGAGGGGTCTACGGCCTGACTCGCGCCGGGGTCATCCCGGAGACGGCGGGCATCGTCCTCGCGGCGCTGGTCACGGCGGCCGCCGCCTACCTGACAAGCCGCGCGGTCACCCGTCCCCTGCAGGAGGTCGCCGAGGCGGCCACCGACATCGCCGGGGGCGACCTGGAGCGCCGCATACGCTTTTCCGGCTCCGACCCGGCGGGGAAACTGGCCCAGAGCCTGAATAAGCTGGCCAACAGCCTGCGCCGCTCGCTGGTCGAGGTCACGGAAGAGCGTAACCGTATGCAGGCCATCCTGGACAGCATGGCCGACGGCATGATCGCCCTCGACGGCGAAGGGCGGGTAATGGCCCTCAACCCGGTGATGGAAAAGGTCTTCGGCATCAGCGAGGGCATTGTGCGAGGAAAGCCCCTTCTCCAGGCGGTGCGCGACTACGAGTTGGAGAGGCTGTGGCGGGAAGTCCTGCAGACGGGAAAGCCCGTAAAACAGGAACTGCGCCTTTTGACCCCGGAGCCGCGGATTTTCAGCGCCCATCTCACGCCCTTGAAGGGTGCCGAGGGCGGGGTGGTCGCCATCCTGCGTGACATTACTGAACGGCGACGCCTGGAAAGGTTACGCACGGAATTCATTGCCAACGTATCCCATGAGCTGCGGACGCCGTTAACCTCGATCCGCGGATTTGTCGAGACACTGATGGACGAGGCCGTGGACGACCCCGAGGTCGCCCGCCGCTTCCTGGGGATCATCGACCAGGAAGCGGCGCGCCTGTCGCGCCTGGTCGAAGAGATGCTCAAGCTAGGTAAGATAGAGGAGCACCAGCGTCACTTCCGCCGGGTGCCGGTGGATGTGCGCGCCCTGGTGAAGCGGGCGGCCGACGTGTTTTCCGAGCAGGCCGCGGCCCGGGGGCTGACGCTGGAGGTCGAGGTGCCTGACGAACTGCCGCTGGTGGGCGGGGAGGCGGACCTCCTTACCCAGGTGCTGGACAACCTGCTGTCCAACGCCCTGAAGTTTACCGACCGCGGGGCCATCCACCTGAAGGCCTGGAACGAGGAAGACCGGGTGATGATCGAGGTCCGCGATACCGGAATCGGCATCCCGGAAGAGGCTCTTCCCCGGATCTTCGAGCGTTTCTACCGGGTGGACCGGGCCCGCGCCGCCGGGAGGGGCGGAACCGGGCTGGGCCTGGCCATCGTCAAACATGTCGTGGAGGGGCACGGCGGGCAGGTCAGCGTCAGCAGCACGGTCGGGAAGGGGACCTCCTTTACCGTCAGGCTCCCGGCCCTGTCCCCTTCTTAA
- a CDS encoding MBL fold metallo-hydrolase has protein sequence MFLTFYGAADTVTGSCFVLDTSYCRIMVDCGLFQGSKTVKQRNYDPFPFPPRSIDYVLLTHAHIDHSGLIPKLVKHGYNGPIITTRCTMDLCGALLPDSAHVQETEVENKNRKARRAGRPLIQPIYTVDDALAAMRLFQGVGYDEEVQLCRGVRARFRDAGHILGSALIELWVRDGDQETKFVFSGDLGNYGRPFVEDPTDIWEADCLLLESTYGDRIHNPEGLDMKARLRDVIQRTYKRGGNVLIPAFAVERTQELIYDLSLLSRAGELPPVQIYVDSPLAAAVTRVFTNHHECYDDETRELVAAGAAPLEMPNLRFSQTAEESRMLNATPSGLVIIAGSGMCDAGRIRHHLKHNLWRPESSVVFVGYQAEGTLGRRLLNGEKDVRIFGDDICVRAEIVNIDGFSAHADQRMLVNWLKKFSVLPQQFFLVHGEPAAARALQDRIVKDVGLLGVIPRWQETVAVRGGRHVQDKVRQACAGFWARLENFLEQNPDRAVYDEVMSRLNELQQLIDEKAGGKGVA, from the coding sequence GTGTTTTTAACTTTTTACGGGGCTGCTGATACCGTAACCGGGTCCTGCTTCGTTCTCGACACCAGTTACTGCCGGATTATGGTGGACTGCGGCCTCTTCCAGGGGTCCAAAACCGTTAAGCAGCGCAACTATGATCCTTTTCCTTTCCCGCCGCGGAGCATCGATTACGTGCTGTTGACCCACGCCCATATCGACCACAGCGGCCTCATCCCGAAGCTGGTGAAACACGGGTACAACGGTCCGATTATTACCACCCGCTGCACCATGGACCTGTGCGGCGCCCTTTTGCCGGACAGCGCCCACGTACAGGAAACAGAGGTGGAAAACAAGAACCGCAAGGCGCGGCGGGCCGGGCGCCCGCTGATCCAGCCTATCTATACAGTGGATGATGCCCTGGCGGCGATGCGCTTGTTTCAGGGTGTCGGTTACGATGAAGAGGTCCAGCTCTGCCGGGGGGTCCGCGCCCGTTTCCGGGATGCGGGGCATATCCTGGGCTCGGCGCTGATCGAACTCTGGGTGCGGGACGGCGACCAGGAGACCAAGTTTGTCTTTTCCGGGGACCTGGGCAACTACGGCCGGCCCTTCGTCGAAGACCCCACCGACATCTGGGAGGCCGACTGCCTCTTGCTGGAATCCACTTACGGCGACCGCATCCATAACCCCGAGGGCCTGGATATGAAGGCCCGGTTGCGGGACGTTATCCAGCGCACCTACAAACGGGGCGGGAACGTCCTTATCCCCGCCTTCGCCGTTGAGCGCACCCAGGAACTGATCTACGACCTGTCCCTCCTCAGCAGGGCCGGCGAACTCCCGCCGGTGCAGATCTATGTGGACAGTCCCCTGGCGGCCGCGGTGACGAGGGTCTTCACCAACCACCACGAGTGTTACGACGACGAGACGCGGGAGCTGGTGGCGGCCGGGGCGGCCCCGCTTGAAATGCCGAACCTCCGGTTCTCGCAGACCGCCGAGGAATCCCGGATGCTCAACGCCACGCCGAGCGGGCTGGTGATTATCGCCGGAAGCGGAATGTGCGACGCCGGGCGTATCCGGCACCACCTGAAGCATAACCTGTGGCGGCCGGAATCGAGCGTGGTCTTCGTCGGCTACCAGGCCGAGGGCACGCTGGGGCGGCGCCTGCTGAACGGCGAGAAGGACGTGCGCATCTTCGGCGACGACATCTGTGTCCGGGCGGAAATCGTCAACATCGACGGCTTTTCCGCCCACGCCGACCAGCGCATGCTGGTCAACTGGTTAAAGAAGTTCTCTGTGCTTCCCCAGCAGTTCTTCCTCGTCCACGGCGAGCCGGCGGCCGCGCGGGCGCTCCAGGACCGGATCGTTAAGGACGTCGGCCTTCTGGGGGTTATACCCCGCTGGCAGGAGACCGTGGCCGTGCGGGGCGGGCGGCACGTGCAGGACAAGGTCCGCCAGGCCTGCGCCGGCTTCTGGGCGCGGCTGGAGAACTTCCTGGAGCAGAACCCGGACCGCGCGGTCTATGACGAGGTTATGTCGCGGCTCAATGAACTGCAGCAGCTCATCGACGAGAAAGCCGGGGGTAAAGGTGTGGCCTGA